Part of the Verrucomicrobiota bacterium genome is shown below.
GGAGGCCGGGGCTAATCTTGGTGCCATCAACTACCACTTCGGCACCAAGGACCGGCTAATCGAGGCCGTCTTCGAGCGGCGGCTGGTTCCGAGCACCCAGGAACAGCTCCGGGCGCTTGAAGCCGTCGAAAGGGCGGCCGGCGACCGTCCGCCCAAACTGGAAGCCGTCCTCGAAGCCATTTTCCGGCCGGTGGTCGAGGAAACGATGGATCCCAAGCGGGGCGGGGCCACTTTTGGAAAACTGATGGCCCGCTGCCTGGTTGACCCGAATCCAGTCATGGAAAAAGTGATGCACAGCCACTTTGCGGCGGTAGTCAAGCGCTTTGATGCAGCCTTAATGCGCGCCATGCCCAACCTGGCGCCCGGCGACGTTTTCTGGCGGATGCACCTGCTCATGGGCGGACTGCATCAGTCGTTGCTGCTCCTGGGCCGAAAGCCGCCGCCTGGAGCCCCCGTGCTAAGCCTTGATGCCGAGACCTACGTCCGGCGCTTTGTCGCATTCGCCGCCGCGGCCTTCCGGGCACCGCTGCCCAAGGAGTGATATTATGAGAGATACAACCGCCCGACGCATCGGACTGGCGATCCTGCTCACGGCCTGCCTGCCCGGCTTCATGGGCTGCACCACCGTGGGGCCCAACTACAAGCAACCCAAAACAGCCACGTCGGCCCGCTGGACCAGCGAGCTTCAAGGCGGGCTGGCCGGCGCCGCCGCCAACACCAACCTGCTCGCGCGTTG
Proteins encoded:
- a CDS encoding TetR/AcrR family transcriptional regulator, with the translated sequence MNMKTHNATKAQPKKAPAETREKVLEVAERLFATRGLDAVSIRDIIAEAGANLGAINYHFGTKDRLIEAVFERRLVPSTQEQLRALEAVERAAGDRPPKLEAVLEAIFRPVVEETMDPKRGGATFGKLMARCLVDPNPVMEKVMHSHFAAVVKRFDAALMRAMPNLAPGDVFWRMHLLMGGLHQSLLLLGRKPPPGAPVLSLDAETYVRRFVAFAAAAFRAPLPKE